The Bacteroidetes Order II. bacterium genome has a segment encoding these proteins:
- a CDS encoding putative DNA binding domain-containing protein, which translates to MERTVIKPDKNATDKASEAICAFSNDLPNHQKTGYFLFGVNDNGHLAGQRFGDTELQ; encoded by the coding sequence ATCGAACGTACCGTTATTAAACCCGATAAGAATGCCACGGATAAGGCCAGTGAAGCCATTTGCGCCTTTTCAAATGACTTGCCCAATCATCAAAAAACAGGCTATTTTCTTTTCGGGGTAAACGATAATGGGCATTTAGCAGGACAGCGCTTTGGTGATACTGAACTGCAATAG
- a CDS encoding AAA family ATPase: MKTLTFFNNKGGVGKTTLLYHLAFMLAELGKKVLVADLDPQCNASGIFLGTKRTEDFYTEQAPATIKTAMFPLLEGTGDIETPYVVQISDQIGLLAGDLGLSQVEDELSKEWNVTLDGNVRAFRVVSVFYRILRNASDVFDADLVLIDVGPNLGALNRSVLIASDYIIMPMGADLFSLQGLSNLGYAITSWKKAWGSG; encoded by the coding sequence ATGAAAACCCTGACGTTTTTTAATAACAAAGGAGGTGTTGGTAAAACAACCTTGTTGTACCACTTAGCCTTCATGTTGGCGGAACTAGGTAAAAAGGTTTTGGTGGCCGACTTAGATCCCCAATGCAATGCTTCTGGTATATTTCTGGGAACGAAACGAACAGAAGATTTCTATACGGAACAAGCACCTGCCACCATCAAAACGGCTATGTTTCCTTTATTAGAGGGAACCGGAGATATTGAAACGCCATATGTGGTACAAATTAGCGATCAAATTGGGCTTTTAGCGGGGGATTTGGGGTTATCGCAAGTGGAAGACGAACTGAGTAAAGAATGGAATGTTACGCTGGATGGCAACGTGCGGGCATTTCGGGTGGTGTCTGTTTTTTACCGCATCTTACGCAATGCTTCCGACGTTTTTGATGCGGACTTGGTGCTAATAGATGTAGGCCCCAATCTGGGGGCGCTAAACCGCTCTGTATTGATTGCCAGTGATTATATCATCATGCCTATGGGGGCAGATCTTTTTTCCCTTCAAGGCTTGTCAAACTTGGGCTATGCCATTACCTCATGGAAAAAAGCATGGGGGAGCGGTTGA